One window of Acomys russatus chromosome 28, mAcoRus1.1, whole genome shotgun sequence genomic DNA carries:
- the LOC127210907 gene encoding transmembrane protein 198-like — MEKALLPLTVTSDPRPFNQQLPEPPDPRCVLEPQDSLELTPALVCALSCCFGIIYGCFGYRCFKAVMFLSGLLSGALVIFLLCHKERVLETQLSLEVSAGIALGIGLLCGLVTMLVRSVGLFLTGLLLGLTLGAGALLGTEAVYQPHSAWVPVGGLMGLALLGALLTLRWPRPFTVLGTALLGAAVLVACADYFVEGLALGTRLGERLQALPELLPLCWYSWVLLGTWPVLGALGTLAQWKLMAEECGNHTNVVLSGRRRHLQLLQTHHRQEAKWHRKPSRVALCEGSCGSQLPHRIRSPARRAAPSCLQSLPECQLGPSTRAPGPHTILDLDSDCSSTVLLTTPSRPDQT, encoded by the exons ATGGAGAAAGCCTTGCTGCCCCTGACTGTAACATCTGACCCCAGGCCCTTTAACCAACAGCTCCCTGAGCCTCCAGACCCGAGATGTGTCTTGGAAccccaggacagcctggaactGACCCCCGCCCTGGTGTGCGCCCTTTCTTGCTGTTTTGGGATCATCTATGGCTGCTTTG gctACCGATGCTTCAAGGCGGTGATGTTTCTCTCCGGTCTGCTGTCAGGAGCTCTGGTGATCTTCCTGCTGTGCCATAAGGAGCGGGTGCTGGAGACACAGCTGAGCCTGGAAGTGAGCGCGGGCATCGCGCTGGGCATTGGACTCCTCTGCGGCCTGGTCACCATGTTGGTTCGCAGTGTTGGGCTCTTTCTGACTGGTCTCCTGCTAGGTCTGACCCTGGGCGCTGGCGCCTTACTGGGCACTGAAGCCGTCTACCAGCCACACTCAGCCTGGGTGCCAGTCGGTGGGCTGATGGGCCTGGCGCTGCTAGGAGCCCTGCTCACACTTCGATGGCCACGTCCGTTCACGGTCCTCGGCACCGCGCTGCTAGGGGCTGCGGTGCTGGTGGCCTGCGCTGACTACTTTGTGGAAGGACTGGCGCTGGGCACTCGGCTGGGTGAACGCCTGCAGGCGCTTCCAGAGTTGCTCCCTCTTTgctggtatagctgggtcttactGGGGACCTGGCCAGTCTTGGGGGCTCTTGGGACACTAGCCCAGTGGAAACTCATGGCTGAGGAATGCGGGAACCATACCAATG TGGTCTTGAGCGGCCGGCGAAGGCATCTCCAGCTCCTTCAGACCCATCATCGGCAAGAGGCCAAGTGGCATCGGAAGCCTTCTCGGGTGGCACTGTGTGAAGGCAGCTGTGGGAGTCAGCTTCCCCACCGTATCCGGAGCCCTGCTCGGCGTGCAGCTCCA AGTTGTCTCCAGAGTCTTCCTGAGTGTCAGCTGGGCCCAAGCACCCGGGCTCCCGGTCCCCACACTATCCTGGACCTGGATTCTGACTGCAGCTCCACTGTCCTCCTTACCACACCTTCTCGCCCCGACCAGACCTGA